Proteins encoded together in one Impatiens glandulifera chromosome 1, dImpGla2.1, whole genome shotgun sequence window:
- the LOC124921027 gene encoding probable GTP-binding protein OBGM, mitochondrial, with the protein MWSRYAKHQFQSLNGASKFSRLQWFAPFCSLSDSPQKKSKLAPLQERRMIDRFRLLAKGGDGGNGCCSSRRGRNDRHGKPDGGDGGKGGDVILECSTRVWDFSGLTHHINAKRGGHGASKKMIGSRGTDKVVQVPIGTAIHLIEGKLPSVAKPSSVTPIDPWDMPGSLDNVSSELNAECFTSSKMSPRNGNLQTTQNSYAIPLTQTSSSYKSSKSPSSNFASCNTQDGSDISQEEWDEEEEEEKEYIQYNVAELIEAGQRLIIACGGEGGSGNVSSSKFNKNETDLEGSEEDESPSSIHAGTPGSEVLLLLELKSIADVGFVGMPNAGKSTLLGAISRAKPKDGHYAFTTLRPNLGNLNYDDLKITVADLPGLIKGAHENRGLGHAFLRHIERTKVLAYVLDLAASLDGRKGTPPWEQLRDLIMELELYQEGLSERPCLIVANKIDEEGAEEMFEELKRRVVGVPIFPVCAVLEEGVSALKNGLRMLVNGEQSEKLYLDSIEVD; encoded by the exons ATGTGGTCACGCTATGCAAAACATCAATTCCAATCCTTAAATGGTGCAAGCAAATTCTCCAGATTACAATGGTTCGCCCCATTTTGTTCTTTGTCAGACAGTCCACAAAAGAAGTCAAAGCTTGCTCCCTTACAG GAACGGAGAATGATAGACCGATTTAGGCTATTGGCTAAAGGTGGTGATGGTGGCAATGGCTGTTGCAGCTCTCGCCGTGGTAGAAATGATCGTCATGGTAAACCTGATG GAGGCGATGGAGGAAAAGGTGGTGATGTAATACTAGAATGCTCTACTCGAGTTTGGGATTTCAGCGGCCTGACACATCATATT AATGCAAAAAGAGGAGGTCATGGAGCTTCAAAGAAAATGATAGGAAGCCGAGGGACAGATAAG GTGGTACAAGTTCCTATAGGCACTGCAATTCATCTTATTGAAGGCAAACTTCCTTCTGTAGCAAAACCGAGTTCGGTGACACCTATTGACCCCTGGGATATGCCTGGCTCACTAGACAATGTTTCCTCTGAACTAAACGCAGAATGTTTCACCTCTAGCAAAATGAGTCCAAGAAATGGAAACCTACAAACAACACAAAATTCATATGCTATTCCACTTACTCAGACATCTAGTTCTTACAAGAGTTCCAAAAGCCCCTCGTCAAATTTTGCCTCTTGTAATACACAAGACGGTAGTGATATCTCCCAAGAAGAATGggatgaagaggaagaagaagaaaaggaataCATACAGTACAATGTTGCAGAATTAATAGAAGCTGGACAAAGGCTAATTATTGCTTGTGGGGGAGAAGGTGGATCTGGCAATGTTTCatcttcaaaatttaataagaatgaAACGGATCTTGAAGGATCTGAGGAAGATGAATCTCCATCTTCCATACACGCTGGGACCCCGGGATCTGAGGTTCTACTCTTGTTGGAGCTGAAGAGCATTGCCGATGTGGGTTTTGTAGGAATGCCAAATGCAGGTAAAAGTACTCTACTAGGAGCAATATCAAGGGCTAAACCGAAAGATGGGCACTATGCGTTCACAACCTTGAGGCCAAATCTCGGGAATCTAAACTACGATGATTTGAAAATCACAGTGGCTGACCTACCGGGTCTTATAAAGGGAGCTCATGAGAATCGTGGGTTGGGACATGCTTTTCTACGTCATATTGAGCGTACCAAGGTTCTTGCTTATGTTCTTGATTTGGCAGCATCGTTGGATGGACGTAAAGGAACTCCGCCATGGGAACAGTTAAGAGATCTGATTATGGAGCTTGAGCTTTATCAAGAAGGTTTGTCGgaaaggccttgtttgatagtTGCAAATAAAATAGATGAAGAAGGGGCTGAGGAAATGTTTGAAGAACTCAAAAGAAGGGTGGTTGGTGTCCCTATTTTTCCAGTATGTGCTGTTCTGGAGGAAGGAGTGTCTGCGTTAAAAAATGGTCTTAGGATGCTTGTTAATGGTGAACAGTcggaaaaattatatttagattCTATTGAGGTTGATTAG
- the LOC124915107 gene encoding glycine-rich RNA-binding protein 2, mitochondrial-like — protein MAFLSKVGSILRQSISKNINAQNISASNPSILQTIRCMSSSKVFVGGLSFSTDETSLKEAFTRYGEVVEARVISDRETGRSRGFGFVTFCSAEEASASIQALDGQELHGRTVRVNYANDRPRTFGGGGGYGGGGGGYGGGGYGGGGGGYGGGGGGYGGGGYGGGGYGGGNDGGGGYGGGNNQNQAGGYYGGGNQGGFGGGSELGLGGLEQQSSGGFENAAASSGGFGHHDTLDKDDGDDKPDDYASRRA, from the exons ATGGCTTTCCTAAGCAAGGTTGGAAGTATATTGAGGCAGTCCATTTCGAAGAATATCAATGCCCAGAACATTTCTGCGTCCAACCCATCTATCCTTCAAACGATAAGATGCATGTCATCATCCAAAGTGTTTGTTGGAG GTTTGTCTTTTTCCACCGATGAAACAAGCTTGAAGGAGGCATTCACCAGATACGGAGAAGTTGTTGAGG CAAGGGTGATTAGTGACCGTGAAACTGGAAGATCCAGAGGCTTTGGCTTTGTTACGTTTTGCTCAGCTGAGGAAGCTTCTGCTTCTATCCAGGCCTTAGATGGGCAG GAACTACATGGGAGAACAGTGAGGGTCAATTATGCAAATGACCGACCAAGGACCTTTGGAGGTGGTGGTGGATatggaggtggtggtggtggataTGGAGGAGGAGGGTatggaggtggtggtggtggatacggaggtggtggtggtggataTGGAGGCGGAGGGTATGGTGGTGGCGGATACGGAGGTGGGAATGATGGCGGTGGTGGCTATGGTGGAGGCAACAATCAAAACCAAGCTGGTGGTTACTATGGTGGTGGGAACCAAGGTGGTTTTGGAGGTGGTTCTGAGTTGGGACTGGGTGGTTTAGAACAACAATCGTCTGGTGGTTTTGAGAATGCTGCTGCATCTTCTGGTGGTTTTGGTCACCATGATActctggacaaagatgatggtgATGATAAGCCTGATGACTATGCAAGCAGAAGGGCTTGA
- the LOC124929169 gene encoding uncharacterized protein LOC124929169, giving the protein MISVNASASSTSANVILNGNNFKDWKENVLIILGCMDLDLALWIDRPTITNEGTLDEKRDLEKWDRLNHMCLMIIKRGIPETFRGDISEVTNVKEFIEEIEKHFAKNDKAETSTLLASLTSIKYKGK; this is encoded by the coding sequence ATGATTTCAGTTAATGCTTCCGCTTCTTCAACATCTGCCAATGTTATACTGAATGGAAACAACTTTAAGGACTGGAAAGAAAATGTTCTGATTATCCTCGGTTGTATGGATCTAGACCTTGCGCTTTGGATTGATCGTCCCACTATTACAAATGAGGGTACACTTGATGAAAAACGGGACCTTGAAAAGTGGGATAGATTAAATCACATGTGTTTAATGATCATCAAGCGAGGAATTCCAGAAACATTTAGGGGTGATATCTCTGAAGTTACTAATGTTAAGGAATTCATTGAGGAAATTGAGAAACATTTTGCAAAAAACGATAAGGCTGAAACTAGCACGCTTCTAGCGAGCTTAAcctcaataaaatataaaggaaaatga